A part of Elusimicrobiota bacterium genomic DNA contains:
- a CDS encoding ATP-dependent helicase gives MIDKTEYCEKRISSGSIHTEYDNVTRFLLCEQMISLLERTNRQPVSHGHHKFEIDTNLDASQEIAKNFITGPIRVLAPAGSGKTKTLVNRIINLINNGIPEENILALAFNKKASDEMNCRLKAKQVTNVDVRTFHSLGYEIIRNKTGGRFNLQAEQSVNSIDPLILVLQQTKNDILPISDTTVEINGQTVPLKPVFNAYIERQWMLNSFNFDDLIYFPIRILIDDDIIRNKYQQRYQYLLVDEFQDLNKAQLLLLQILSLPENNVFIVGDDDQMIYGWRGAEVRHIIDFPKRYPMSQDCTLSTNYRSSQKIVRHSKWLIDYNTNRINKNIKARTNATPGFFDIELFNSLWEQAVAIADWISKTKTVHNFQWKDFAVLFRFHSYQFIIAMALDAKHIPHSLVHTERMFNSRIGRDIYAYLSVIMYPQEATAKDYAIILRTPNKYFSNNIISSITNWEELSRASEKQGLRAWERDKLCDFFNHIETLSHFAKQPTTTPHSLLTLLDKEIGLSIFYRTHPRFSAEVDESTDDVIVESIILSAKNFNDTAEYFQYFRQTINHPPDASSTDELDRQNVVVLTTIHKTKGNEYLNAAYFNLSMDSHTNSEVCIEEERRVTYVGVTRAIENIYITGLKNKLSKFIPELAFNPALTKISTKKLQDKIRNAKKKLLIKQIELMETEVLFRNKIFNSKNTHNF, from the coding sequence GTGATCGACAAAACCGAGTACTGCGAAAAACGTATTTCTTCCGGATCAATACATACCGAGTACGACAACGTTACCCGGTTTCTTCTCTGCGAACAAATGATATCGCTGTTAGAGAGAACAAACCGTCAACCCGTTTCGCATGGTCACCACAAATTTGAAATTGATACAAACCTCGATGCCTCACAAGAAATAGCGAAAAACTTTATCACCGGCCCGATCCGTGTACTTGCGCCCGCAGGTTCCGGCAAAACAAAGACTTTAGTAAACCGTATAATAAACCTTATTAACAACGGTATCCCGGAAGAAAATATCCTAGCTCTTGCGTTTAACAAAAAAGCAAGTGATGAAATGAATTGCCGTCTTAAAGCTAAACAAGTTACAAACGTGGATGTCCGTACTTTCCACTCGCTCGGATACGAAATTATACGTAACAAAACAGGGGGGCGGTTTAACCTCCAGGCAGAACAAAGTGTAAATTCTATTGACCCATTGATTCTTGTATTACAGCAAACAAAAAATGATATTCTCCCAATCTCTGATACTACTGTAGAGATCAACGGCCAAACAGTTCCGTTGAAACCCGTTTTTAACGCGTATATTGAACGCCAATGGATGCTTAACTCGTTCAATTTTGATGACCTAATATATTTCCCTATACGTATCCTTATTGACGACGACATCATACGTAATAAATATCAGCAGCGGTACCAGTATTTACTGGTAGACGAATTCCAGGATTTAAATAAAGCGCAATTATTGTTACTACAAATATTATCCTTACCCGAAAACAACGTATTTATTGTCGGAGATGACGACCAAATGATCTATGGCTGGCGCGGAGCTGAGGTACGGCATATAATCGATTTCCCTAAACGCTATCCTATGTCACAGGATTGTACGTTATCAACAAACTATCGTTCCAGCCAAAAAATAGTCCGCCATTCAAAATGGCTGATTGACTATAATACAAACAGGATAAATAAAAATATCAAGGCAAGGACAAACGCAACCCCCGGGTTTTTTGATATAGAACTGTTTAACTCACTGTGGGAACAAGCTGTTGCTATAGCGGACTGGATCTCTAAAACCAAAACAGTGCATAATTTTCAATGGAAAGACTTTGCCGTATTATTCCGTTTTCACAGTTATCAGTTCATAATAGCGATGGCACTCGACGCAAAACATATTCCTCACAGCCTGGTACACACCGAACGGATGTTTAATTCCAGAATCGGCCGTGATATTTATGCTTACCTTTCCGTAATCATGTATCCGCAAGAAGCGACAGCGAAGGACTACGCAATAATCCTTAGAACTCCAAACAAATATTTTTCAAATAATATCATTTCTTCAATTACAAACTGGGAAGAATTAAGCCGCGCATCTGAAAAACAAGGACTACGCGCGTGGGAACGAGATAAACTCTGCGATTTCTTTAACCATATTGAAACGTTAAGCCATTTTGCTAAACAACCAACCACTACCCCGCACTCTTTATTAACTTTACTTGATAAAGAAATTGGACTCTCTATTTTTTATAGAACCCATCCTCGTTTTTCAGCGGAGGTTGATGAATCAACGGACGATGTTATTGTTGAAAGTATTATATTATCCGCGAAAAACTTTAATGATACAGCAGAGTATTTTCAATACTTCCGTCAAACCATTAATCATCCCCCTGATGCTTCTTCAACTGATGAATTAGACAGGCAAAACGTAGTAGTTTTGACAACCATCCACAAAACTAAGGGGAACGAGTATCTCAACGCAGCATATTTTAACTTAAGCATGGATTCCCATACTAATTCGGAAGTGTGTATAGAAGAAGAACGGCGGGTAACTTATGTGGGCGTCACAAGGGCAATAGAAAATATTTATATTACCGGCTTAAAAAATAAACTGTCAAAATTCATACCTGAACTAGCATTCAATCCGGCATTAACAAAAATCTCAACAAAAAAACTTCAGGACAAAATACGCAACGCAAAAAAGAAGTTATTGATTAAACAAATTGAATTAATGGAAACCGAGGTTTTGTTCAGAAACAAAATCTTTAACTCAAAGAATACGCATAATTTTTAA